Genomic DNA from Streptomyces sp. NBC_01571:
CGCACGGTGGCCCCTCGCCACGGCGGGCGCGCCGAGCAGCGTCCAGGCCGAGCTGACCGGGCCGTCGCTGCCGTTGTTGACGATCACCGTCGACAGCGGTCCCGGCCGATCGGGCGGGCTCATCAGATAGCCCGGCAGCGTCCTGCCCCCGTACGGGATCGCGACCCGCTCGGCGGGCGGGTCCCATGCCCGCGCGAACCGGTCGAAGCAGTCGCGGTGCTCGCCGAACACCTCGCGCAGCCGCGTCTCCGGGTCCTCGCACGACTCGACGCCCACGAGGGCCAGGCCGAAGTATCCGGCGGCCCGCAGGAAGGCGTCCCGGGCCGTGGCCGACCGGCCGCGCGCCGCGCTCCTCTCGCCCTGCTCCCGGACACGGCGGCCCAGCGCGGCCCAGGTCCAGAACCAGGTCTCCCCGCCGGCGTCCGACACGGCGGCCGAAGTCGCCAGCACCTCGCCCACGTCCGCGCCGTGCCGCCAGGCGGAGCCCAGAGCGATCAGGATCTCGTAGTCGAACTGGTCGTCCTCGTTGAACCGGTACGCCATGGCGACTCCCGTGGCCCGCGCCGCCGGACGCCCCCGCGCCCGAGTCCACCACCGTTTCAGGCTACGAGTCCCCCCGTCCCCCCGCACCCGGCGGCGACCGCCACCACGTGCGCAGGTCCTCCGCCGGGTCGAAAATGAGCAGAGGCCCGGTCGCCGAGCACCCGCGGTGCCTGCCGAGAGGAACGTCCGCATGTGCCCCATGAGCCGCAGGAGCGCACCGCCGCCACCCCCGTCACGGGCCGACCGTGGTGAGCGAGCCGACGTGGGCGGCGAGCGGGTATGAGGCCCGGGCCCGTCGGCTCCGCGGTCGTACGGCGGTCCGTACAGGTCACCTGCTCGGCGAGCGTCGGCTTCTACGCGTTCCTCTACGGTCTCCATCAGCCCGTGGCGGCGTTGTACGCGCTCTTCACCCCCATCGCGCTCGGCCTGCTGTCCATCATTCCCGGGACCGGCCGGCGGCAGGCGTGGATCACTCTGCGGACCCTGCCGTTCGGGCTGGCCCTCGTCGCTCTGGGCACGGTCCTGGCGCAGTCCACGGCAGCCGCCGTGGCGGGCATGCTGGTCGTCGGATTCCTGTTGACCTTCAGCGTGGTGGCCGGACCCCGCGCGGCGGGACCCGCGCCCGGTCTGCAACTCCTCTACATCCTGGCCTGTTTCCCGCCCTACGCCCCCCAGACGCTGGGCGGCCGTCTGACGGGCGTGGCCGTGGGCGTCGTCCTCCTCGCGCTGTGCCACGCGTACCTTCTGCGCGGTCCGCCCGCCATGAGCTTCCGCGACCGGCTCGCCGACGCGCTGGAGGCGGGCGCGGTCGCGGCGGCCGACTCGGACCGCGTCCCCGTCGCGAGGCTGCGTGAACTCAGCGAGGGGATGCGGCTGTCGCGGGTCGCGCCCGGTGAGCGCCCCACCGGCCCCGGCCGCGGGGACCGGGCGCTGGGCCAGGCGGGCGCCGCGGCCCGCCGGATCCTGGACCAACTGGCCTCGCAGTTCGAGCTGTCCGCGTTCGAGGGCGTACCGCTGGGCACGGACCGGACGTCCGCGGCGCTGCGCGCCCGTGTCGCGGCCGTGTGCGCGGACACGGCCGCGGCCCTGCGCACCGGTCGGCCACCGCCGTCGGCCGACCTGCTGAGGCAGGAGATCCAGCGCTTCCAGGCGGACCGGATCCGTCGCGCGGCCGATCCCGGGGAACAGGGCGTGGACAGTCGTGTGCTGCGACGGCAGGCAGCGGTGCTGACGCTGGCGGAGTCGGCGTGGATCGCGGTGACCGCCGTGGGGGTCGCCGCCGCCCGGCGCCGCGGCGCACCGCTCTCACCCCGTGAACTCTTCTGGTACGTGGACCTGTCCACGGCGCAGCTGTGGGCGCGCCGGATCGCGGGGAACGCGACGCATCGCTCGGTGTGGTTCCAGAACGCGGTACGGGTCGCCTGCGGGCTCGCCGTCGCCCGGCTCGTCGCGGGCACCTTCGACCTCGCGCACGGGTTCTGGGTCCTGCTGACGGTCCTCACCCTCGCCCGCACCACGGTCGGCGCCACCTGGCGCGCGGTGCGCGAGGCGGTGGCCGGCAATCTGGTGGGAGCCGTGGTGGCCGGTGCCCTGCTCATCGCGCTCGGCCGGCACCTGGACGCCTACGCCGTCCTCCTCGTACCGGGCATGCTCGTCGCCTTCGCCCTGGGCCCGCGGCTCGGAGTCGCCTGGGCACAGGGGCTGTTCACCCTGGTGGTCGCCTTCGCCTTCGCGCAGATCACCCCGACCAGCTGGCGGCTGTCGGAGGCACGCCTCGTCGATGTCGTCACCGGCAGCGTCATCGGCCTGCTGTGCGGGCTGCTGGCCTGGCCGGCGGGTGCGCGGAAGGAGGTCCGCCGGACCATGGCGAGCCTGCTGCGTTCCTGCGGGGCGCTGGTGCCCGCCACGGTCGAGGCGCTGCTGGACGCGCCGGGGGCCGACCCCTGCGAGCCCCCGACCCGGCCCACCCTGCATCACCTGCGGCTGGCGGAGGCCGCCTACGCGCAGTTCCGCAGTGAGCCGCCCGCTGCCTGGGAGGCGGTCCAGGTCGACTGGCACGGGGTGCTCGTGGTGGCGTACCACACCGTGCTGGGGGCCCAGCGGCTTCCCTGCTTCGAGGTACCGCTGGCCGACGTGCCGCCGGACGCGTGCGCCTGGGCGCGCAGGACGGCGGCCGAGCTGACGACGGACGTGGACCGCATCGCCCT
This window encodes:
- a CDS encoding FUSC family protein, producing MRPGPVGSAVVRRSVQVTCSASVGFYAFLYGLHQPVAALYALFTPIALGLLSIIPGTGRRQAWITLRTLPFGLALVALGTVLAQSTAAAVAGMLVVGFLLTFSVVAGPRAAGPAPGLQLLYILACFPPYAPQTLGGRLTGVAVGVVLLALCHAYLLRGPPAMSFRDRLADALEAGAVAAADSDRVPVARLRELSEGMRLSRVAPGERPTGPGRGDRALGQAGAAARRILDQLASQFELSAFEGVPLGTDRTSAALRARVAAVCADTAAALRTGRPPPSADLLRQEIQRFQADRIRRAADPGEQGVDSRVLRRQAAVLTLAESAWIAVTAVGVAAARRRGAPLSPRELFWYVDLSTAQLWARRIAGNATHRSVWFQNAVRVACGLAVARLVAGTFDLAHGFWVLLTVLTLARTTVGATWRAVREAVAGNLVGAVVAGALLIALGRHLDAYAVLLVPGMLVAFALGPRLGVAWAQGLFTLVVAFAFAQITPTSWRLSEARLVDVVTGSVIGLLCGLLAWPAGARKEVRRTMASLLRSCGALVPATVEALLDAPGADPCEPPTRPTLHHLRLAEAAYAQFRSEPPAAWEAVQVDWHGVLVVAYHTVLGAQRLPCFEVPLADVPPDACAWARRTAAELTTDVDRIALHFTTEKRPAPGRRPCAPPLPRHHPGLPTLVDLEVWLTAMDHQLRRIEASVAVKP